A DNA window from Candidatus Methylomirabilis sp. contains the following coding sequences:
- a CDS encoding extracellular solute-binding protein, translating into MSVGQKEQQRRGWQGAGLLAAAMAAGTLLAPALAGARELTLYSARKEELIRPAIEAFQKETGIRVTLLTAAAGELARRVELERGSPKGDVFLGTAAGITELLRQKGLLEAYASPHARELPEEFRAPDHAWVGITGRVRVLIYNTDRVKAAEAPQSYFDLTAPRWKGQVAVASMGERTTVGWLAALLALKGEAATRQYVDGLRANGLKVLKNNTEVRHAVARGEVAVGITNHYYYMLQLQEDPRSPIAIVYPDQGPHGMGTPVFSITAGIIKGAPHPAEARALIDFLLKPAGNRLLVEGEFEIPLLPQVALVGGDRGIRGLGQFKKAAVTQIELAEFEPKVERLFGSVFIP; encoded by the coding sequence ATGAGTGTGGGGCAGAAGGAGCAGCAGCGGAGAGGATGGCAGGGGGCAGGTCTGCTGGCGGCGGCGATGGCCGCGGGAACCCTCCTGGCTCCGGCGCTGGCGGGGGCCCGCGAGCTCACCCTCTACTCGGCCCGGAAGGAGGAACTCATCCGCCCCGCGATCGAGGCCTTCCAGAAGGAGACGGGGATCCGGGTGACCCTCCTGACCGCGGCGGCCGGCGAGCTCGCCCGCCGGGTCGAACTCGAGCGGGGCAGCCCCAAGGGGGACGTGTTCCTCGGGACGGCGGCCGGCATCACGGAGCTCCTCAGGCAGAAAGGGCTCCTCGAGGCGTACGCCTCGCCGCACGCCCGGGAACTGCCGGAAGAGTTCCGGGCCCCCGACCATGCCTGGGTGGGGATCACGGGCCGCGTCCGGGTGCTGATCTACAACACCGACCGGGTGAAAGCCGCCGAGGCTCCCCAGTCCTACTTCGACCTGACCGCCCCGCGCTGGAAGGGCCAGGTGGCCGTCGCGTCCATGGGGGAGCGCACGACGGTGGGCTGGCTGGCGGCCCTGCTGGCCCTCAAGGGGGAAGCAGCGACGCGCCAGTACGTGGACGGCCTGCGCGCCAACGGCCTGAAGGTCCTGAAGAACAACACCGAGGTCCGGCACGCCGTCGCGCGGGGCGAAGTAGCCGTCGGCATCACCAACCACTACTACTACATGCTGCAGCTCCAGGAGGACCCCCGGAGCCCCATCGCCATTGTCTATCCGGACCAGGGACCGCACGGGATGGGGACCCCCGTCTTCTCCATCACGGCAGGGATCATCAAGGGGGCCCCGCACCCGGCCGAGGCGCGAGCCCTCATCGACTTCCTCCTGAAGCCGGCCGGCAACCGCCTCCTGGTCGAAGGAGAGTTCGAGATCCCGCTCCTCCCCCAGGTGGCCCTCGTCGGAGGGGACCGGGGCATCCGGGGACTCGGGCAGTTCAAGAAGGCCGCCGTCACCCAGATCGAGTTGGCGGAATTCGAACCCAAGGTCGAGCGGCTGTTCGGCAGCGTGTTCATCCCGTAG